The following are from one region of the Paenibacillus sp. genome:
- a CDS encoding LacI family DNA-binding transcriptional regulator, with protein sequence MKATIKEVAREAGVSIATVSRVLNGKDRVKASTREKIEEAIKKLNFQVDQNARSMIKKETRTIGMIVPELSNEYWSHLFDALQDHFWGNGYTIIVGTTGRSLEKEAAILKSFLERRVDGIVFGTALPRPERDETMDWLSGYSIPAVSLDPKVKGMHCVVGDHLQGATDAVDHLLRLGRRDVAFIGGPTLPDNRELGYRNAHLRLGLQVNEALVRRTSSSATFQVGYKETKRLLEEKTPFTAVFGYNDAVAFGAVRALEEAGLRVPQDVAVVGYDDVQMAAMFKPPLTTVRQPVREIGEALAQLLLESLAMDPEARRTAPRKNVSFKTELIVRESCGAALMTPATWP encoded by the coding sequence ATGAAAGCGACGATTAAGGAAGTGGCAAGGGAAGCCGGCGTATCGATCGCGACGGTGTCGCGGGTGCTGAACGGGAAGGACCGGGTGAAGGCGAGCACGCGCGAGAAAATAGAAGAGGCGATCAAAAAGCTCAACTTCCAGGTGGACCAGAACGCGAGGAGCATGATAAAGAAGGAAACGAGAACGATCGGGATGATCGTTCCGGAGCTTTCCAACGAGTATTGGTCGCATCTGTTCGATGCGCTGCAGGATCACTTCTGGGGGAACGGGTATACGATCATCGTCGGGACGACGGGGCGGAGCCTGGAGAAGGAAGCCGCCATCTTGAAGTCGTTCCTCGAGCGAAGGGTGGACGGCATCGTGTTCGGGACGGCGCTGCCGAGGCCGGAGCGGGACGAAACGATGGACTGGCTGTCCGGCTATTCGATCCCTGCCGTGTCGCTCGATCCGAAGGTGAAAGGGATGCACTGCGTCGTCGGCGACCATCTTCAGGGAGCGACCGACGCGGTCGATCACCTGCTGCGGCTCGGCCGCCGCGACGTAGCGTTCATCGGCGGTCCGACGCTGCCGGACAACCGCGAGCTGGGCTACCGCAACGCGCATCTCCGGCTTGGATTGCAGGTGAACGAAGCGCTCGTCCGAAGAACTTCCAGCTCCGCAACGTTCCAAGTCGGGTACAAGGAGACGAAGCGGCTGCTGGAGGAGAAGACGCCTTTCACGGCGGTCTTCGGCTACAACGACGCCGTCGCATTCGGAGCCGTGCGCGCGCTCGAGGAGGCCGGCTTGCGCGTGCCGCAGGACGTAGCGGTCGTCGGCTACGACGACGTGCAGATGGCGGCCATGTTCAAGCCTCCGCTGACGACGGTGCGCCAGCCGGTCCGCGAAATCGGCGAAGCGCTGGCGCAGCTGCTGCTGGAGTCGCTCGCGATGGATCCGGAGGCGCGGCGGACCGCTCCGCGCAAGAACGTGTCGTTTAAGACGGAGCTGATCGTTCGCGAGAGCTGCGGAGCGGCGCTGATGACGCCCGCGACTTGGCCTTAA
- a CDS encoding dihydrodipicolinate synthase family protein: MTPKTVAELAALPNIVGIKDSSGSFDNIQQYLEVAASDFALLAGTGSLILPTLMAGGKGAIAATANVFPEVLVSIYENWRNGDFAGAERAQRRLRPAERLLSRYAAFRVEACAEQNRHTGRPDAGVGRSADAAGG, from the coding sequence TTGACGCCGAAGACGGTCGCGGAGCTCGCGGCCTTGCCGAATATCGTCGGCATCAAGGATAGCAGTGGAAGCTTCGACAACATTCAGCAATATTTGGAGGTTGCGGCCTCCGACTTCGCCTTGCTCGCCGGGACGGGTTCCTTGATTCTGCCAACGCTTATGGCCGGCGGGAAAGGGGCGATCGCCGCAACGGCCAACGTGTTCCCGGAGGTGCTGGTTTCGATCTACGAGAACTGGCGTAACGGAGATTTCGCCGGCGCCGAGCGGGCGCAACGCCGTCTTCGACCTGCGGAGCGCCTTCTCTCTCGGTACGCTGCCTTCCGTGTTGAAGCATGTGCTGAACAAAATCGGCATACCGGCAGGCCCGACGCGGGAGTCGGTCGATCCGCTGACGCCGCAGGCGGCTGA
- a CDS encoding extracellular solute-binding protein, which yields MMSKLPQVVVGIAVASSIAYVAVDWYLSRGYDRNAMAEIPAYDGVDERSILADQDINSKLEPSYLAYEKDRIGRGAVDAADVEIVVPGAQFSASSEFGIAVETGVGGRPGEALVMSEENSWVEYEIDVPQDGFYQIGMSYYALPGKRASVLRSLQIDGAYPFFQAKKLEFTRMWTDDGDTWFDNQGNEYNAKQVEVFGWQHRDFRDAEAKVVEPFRFHLTQGKHTLRLHAIREPAAIGEITVRAPVALPTYEEVAETYGANGYKPTQGHFIKIQAERPAVKSDPTLRRIENREPLTEPFNKKGVGLNAFGDLAWKRGGQWAEWTFEVPESGLYEIGARFGSWWLNGIPVERIVMIDGRIPFREMNAVKFPYEENWQVGDLGLRDEPYLFYLEKGEHRIRMEVQVGSLGEVFEQVRDVSRKMSLLSREIILYTGTNPDPNRDWELERKIPNLIPRLHLMARGIDDAMKMTFELGVSPSSAEVGQLGVIRDQLLDMAADPNTIPGRLQAFADSQSTLGLWITNSSQQALDLDYLIVKSPDQPWPRAEASVPKKAWYAFQDFLLSFRKDYSGIGNVYGDDEKTLDVWVARGRDWVEIIKQMADEDFTPQTGIRVNINVIPAQAMNLLMLSTTSGKQPDVALGVEAEVPIDFAIRGAVVDLNDFPDYEEVAARFRPGALIPYAFDGGDYALPENQNFTMLFYRTDIMNELGIAKIPETWDEVTDIIPILQQNGMDFYYPHAPNMPQLAVNEFSPFLFQYGGEYYKDGGRRSALDSPEAMEAVKMWTGLYTNYKINKDANFYNRFRSGEMPIGVADYSTYVLLSTAAPELAGWWEMKPMPGVRQPDGRINRSTGGSAQTGMIFKGTGMEEEAWEFLKWWTSADVQERFGGELEAVLGVEARWNTANVEALTRLPWPSQDIEAILEQWEWFREREVVLGGYYTTRHVANIWNEIVLNGKNRREAVEDGIREIDRELRKKREEFGLDDRADMASE from the coding sequence ATGATGTCAAAGCTGCCGCAGGTTGTCGTCGGGATCGCCGTCGCATCGTCGATCGCGTATGTCGCGGTCGATTGGTACTTGTCGAGGGGATACGACCGGAACGCCATGGCCGAAATTCCGGCATACGACGGCGTGGACGAACGTTCCATTTTAGCCGACCAAGACATCAACTCCAAGCTGGAACCCTCGTATTTGGCGTACGAAAAGGATCGCATCGGGCGGGGCGCCGTCGATGCGGCCGACGTTGAAATCGTCGTGCCGGGAGCGCAGTTTTCCGCGTCGAGCGAATTCGGCATCGCCGTGGAGACCGGCGTCGGAGGGCGTCCCGGCGAGGCGCTCGTCATGAGCGAAGAGAACAGCTGGGTGGAATACGAAATCGATGTGCCGCAGGACGGATTTTACCAGATCGGAATGTCTTATTACGCCCTCCCCGGGAAACGCGCATCGGTACTGCGCAGCCTGCAGATCGACGGCGCCTACCCGTTCTTCCAAGCTAAGAAGCTCGAGTTCACCAGGATGTGGACGGACGACGGCGACACGTGGTTCGACAATCAGGGCAACGAGTACAACGCAAAGCAGGTCGAAGTGTTCGGCTGGCAGCACCGCGATTTCCGGGATGCCGAAGCGAAGGTGGTGGAGCCGTTCCGCTTCCATCTGACGCAGGGCAAGCACACGCTTCGCCTCCACGCGATTCGGGAGCCTGCGGCGATCGGCGAAATCACGGTGCGCGCGCCGGTCGCGCTGCCGACGTACGAGGAAGTGGCCGAGACGTACGGGGCGAACGGCTATAAGCCGACGCAGGGCCATTTCATCAAAATTCAAGCGGAGCGCCCGGCCGTCAAATCAGACCCGACGCTGCGCCGCATCGAAAACCGGGAGCCGCTGACGGAGCCGTTCAACAAGAAGGGCGTCGGACTGAACGCATTCGGCGACCTCGCGTGGAAGCGCGGCGGCCAATGGGCGGAGTGGACGTTCGAGGTGCCGGAAAGCGGCTTGTACGAAATCGGCGCCCGGTTCGGGAGCTGGTGGCTGAACGGCATTCCGGTCGAGCGGATCGTCATGATCGACGGGCGCATCCCGTTCCGCGAAATGAACGCCGTGAAGTTCCCCTACGAGGAAAATTGGCAGGTCGGCGACTTAGGTCTGCGGGATGAGCCGTACTTGTTTTACCTCGAAAAAGGCGAGCATCGGATCCGCATGGAGGTGCAGGTCGGCTCGCTCGGGGAAGTGTTCGAGCAGGTTCGGGACGTATCGCGCAAAATGTCGCTGCTCAGCCGGGAAATCATCTTGTACACAGGAACGAATCCCGATCCGAACCGGGACTGGGAGCTGGAGCGAAAAATTCCGAATCTGATTCCCCGGCTGCATCTGATGGCGCGCGGCATCGACGACGCGATGAAGATGACGTTCGAGCTCGGCGTCAGCCCGAGCAGCGCGGAGGTCGGTCAGCTCGGCGTCATCCGCGACCAGCTGCTCGATATGGCGGCGGATCCGAATACGATCCCAGGCCGGCTGCAGGCGTTCGCCGATTCGCAGTCGACGCTTGGACTGTGGATCACGAACTCCAGCCAACAGGCGCTCGATCTGGATTACTTGATCGTAAAATCGCCGGATCAGCCTTGGCCGAGGGCGGAGGCGTCGGTACCCAAGAAAGCGTGGTATGCATTCCAAGATTTCCTGCTCTCCTTCCGCAAAGATTACAGCGGGATCGGCAACGTGTACGGCGACGACGAGAAGACGCTTGACGTCTGGGTGGCGCGGGGGCGGGATTGGGTCGAGATCATTAAGCAAATGGCCGATGAAGACTTCACGCCGCAAACGGGCATTCGAGTGAACATCAACGTCATTCCGGCGCAGGCGATGAACCTGCTCATGCTGTCCACGACGTCCGGCAAGCAGCCCGACGTCGCGCTCGGGGTCGAGGCGGAGGTGCCGATCGATTTCGCGATTCGCGGCGCCGTCGTCGATTTGAACGATTTCCCGGACTACGAGGAGGTCGCGGCCCGGTTCCGTCCGGGCGCGCTCATCCCGTATGCGTTCGACGGGGGCGACTACGCGCTGCCGGAAAACCAGAACTTCACGATGCTGTTTTACCGGACGGACATCATGAACGAGCTCGGCATAGCGAAGATACCCGAGACGTGGGACGAAGTGACGGATATCATTCCGATATTGCAGCAAAACGGGATGGATTTCTATTACCCGCACGCGCCGAACATGCCGCAGCTGGCCGTCAACGAGTTTTCTCCGTTCCTGTTCCAATACGGCGGAGAGTATTACAAGGACGGCGGACGCAGGTCGGCGCTCGATTCGCCGGAGGCGATGGAGGCGGTGAAGATGTGGACCGGTCTGTACACCAACTACAAGATCAACAAGGACGCGAATTTCTACAACCGGTTCCGCTCGGGCGAAATGCCGATCGGCGTCGCCGATTACTCGACCTACGTGCTGCTGTCGACGGCGGCCCCGGAGCTGGCCGGGTGGTGGGAGATGAAGCCGATGCCGGGCGTACGCCAGCCGGACGGCCGCATCAACCGTTCGACGGGCGGGTCGGCGCAAACCGGCATGATATTCAAAGGCACGGGCATGGAAGAGGAAGCTTGGGAATTTCTAAAATGGTGGACCAGCGCCGACGTGCAGGAACGGTTCGGCGGCGAGCTCGAGGCGGTTCTCGGCGTCGAAGCGCGCTGGAACACCGCCAACGTCGAAGCGCTGACGAGGCTGCCGTGGCCGTCGCAGGATATCGAGGCGATCCTCGAGCAGTGGGAGTGGTTCCGCGAGCGGGAGGTCGTCCTCGGCGGATATTATACGACGCGTCACGTGGCGAACATATGGAACGAAATCGTGCTCAACGGGAAAAATCGCCGCGAGGCCGTCGAGGACGGCATCCGCGAAATCGACCGGGAGCTGCGCAAGAAGCGGGAAGAATTCGGCTTGGACGACCGAGCCGATATGGCTTCTGAATAG
- a CDS encoding phytanoyl-CoA dioxygenase family protein: MAATLTPQEIEHYRTQGYVLYHKQLFSEDKLNRLTGIFEEHLEAKGSKLSDELDTPHFRDERLLEFLLSEEALDLVEGVIGPDILLWSSHFICKDPFKGRMTPWHEDSAYWNGRFDRYDNIVTIWLALDRSTKENGCMRVIPGTHVNGFSEYEAVDKTFNTFHAKVKHIEEEKAVYFELERGECSLHDSRIIHGAAANTSPHRRCGYTMRYISADTKVNPEKNPGWRFWLARGRNLAGNPCENA, from the coding sequence ATGGCAGCGACGCTGACGCCGCAGGAGATCGAGCATTATAGGACGCAAGGGTACGTTCTCTACCATAAGCAGCTGTTTTCCGAAGATAAGTTGAACCGGCTGACCGGCATATTCGAGGAGCATTTGGAAGCGAAGGGCTCGAAGCTGTCCGACGAATTGGATACGCCGCATTTTCGCGACGAGCGGCTACTCGAGTTTTTGCTGAGCGAGGAAGCGTTGGATTTGGTGGAGGGTGTAATCGGACCGGATATCCTTCTATGGTCCAGCCACTTTATTTGCAAAGATCCGTTCAAAGGCCGAATGACCCCTTGGCATGAGGACTCCGCGTATTGGAACGGCCGCTTCGACCGGTACGACAACATCGTGACGATTTGGCTCGCGCTCGACCGCAGCACGAAGGAGAACGGCTGCATGCGCGTCATTCCCGGGACGCACGTCAACGGCTTCTCGGAGTACGAGGCCGTCGACAAGACCTTCAACACGTTCCATGCCAAAGTGAAGCACATCGAGGAGGAAAAAGCGGTGTATTTCGAGCTGGAGCGCGGCGAATGCTCGCTGCACGACTCGCGCATCATCCACGGCGCGGCGGCGAATACGAGCCCGCACCGCCGCTGCGGCTATACGATGCGGTACATTTCCGCCGATACGAAGGTGAACCCGGAGAAAAATCCGGGCTGGCGCTTTTGGCTGGCCCGCGGGCGCAACCTCGCCGGCAACCCGTGCGAGAACGCGTAA
- a CDS encoding helix-turn-helix transcriptional regulator: MITLLAKDIFDAEAEVHYACHKSLSTVTGLHDHDFYELFLVSHGTLVHIANGQRAVLGEGSFVFVRPSDAHCYEAPVGRPGTLWNLAFPVRLVEAVRQYLGEGFDLDRLTQGDAPPAVTLSPPDCDRLLARFQALTLLPAANKARIKAEARAMIADAFMRHFAAEPHRGGEPMPVWLEQLVRAMKTKECFVSGIARLHELSPKSPEHLSRSFKKYLGLTPTQWITEARLQYAGNLLTYTDEPVVSVCFECGFENVSHFNHQFKRFFGVSPSVYRKRNQTTLIPQR, translated from the coding sequence ATGATCACGCTGCTTGCCAAAGACATCTTCGATGCCGAAGCCGAGGTGCATTACGCCTGCCACAAATCGCTTTCCACCGTCACCGGCTTGCATGATCACGACTTTTACGAACTGTTCCTCGTGTCCCATGGCACGCTCGTTCACATCGCGAACGGGCAGCGGGCGGTGCTGGGCGAAGGCTCCTTCGTCTTCGTCCGGCCGAGCGACGCGCATTGCTACGAAGCGCCGGTCGGGCGGCCCGGAACGTTGTGGAACCTCGCGTTTCCGGTTCGCCTCGTCGAGGCGGTGCGGCAATATTTGGGCGAAGGATTCGACCTCGATCGGCTTACGCAAGGGGACGCCCCCCCTGCCGTTACGCTCAGCCCGCCGGATTGCGACCGGCTGCTCGCCCGGTTCCAAGCGTTGACGCTGCTCCCTGCCGCGAATAAAGCGCGCATCAAAGCGGAGGCTCGGGCGATGATCGCCGACGCGTTCATGCGGCATTTCGCCGCCGAGCCCCATAGGGGCGGCGAACCGATGCCGGTCTGGCTGGAACAGCTCGTTCGAGCGATGAAAACGAAGGAATGCTTCGTCTCCGGCATCGCGCGCCTGCATGAGCTTTCGCCGAAAAGCCCGGAGCACCTCAGCCGCAGCTTCAAAAAGTATCTGGGCCTCACCCCGACCCAGTGGATTACCGAAGCGCGGCTGCAATACGCGGGAAACCTGCTGACCTACACCGACGAGCCCGTCGTCTCCGTCTGCTTCGAGTGCGGGTTCGAGAACGTCAGCCATTTCAACCACCAATTCAAGCGGTTTTTCGGCGTGTCGCCGAGCGTGTATCGCAAACGGAACCAAACGACGCTCATCCCTCAGCGATGA
- the pdxA gene encoding 4-hydroxythreonine-4-phosphate dehydrogenase PdxA, with the protein MEPVIGITMGDAAGIGPEIIVRALRREEVYAACRPVVIGDAKRLRKAAEIVGAEELRVRSIQNVEEAAFDYGTVDCLDLNLLPEDLPFGQISAVAGDAAFRYVAKAVELALAGEIDAICTAPLNKEALHLGGHSYPGHTEILADLTGTEDYSMMLSTARLKVIHLTTHVGLLRAIEMITPERTYRVIKLAHDMLRRAGKERPSIAVCGINPHAGENGLFGNGEEEEKLKPGIERARAEGIDASGPHPADTLFFRAMRGDFDVVVACYHDQGHAPVKVLGIEAGVNITVGLKGGIVRTSVDHGTAFDIAGRNLADERSMLEAIRAAIELAPRNHFAADRSK; encoded by the coding sequence ATGGAACCCGTTATCGGGATAACGATGGGCGACGCGGCGGGCATCGGCCCCGAGATTATCGTTCGGGCGCTGCGTCGCGAGGAGGTGTACGCCGCTTGCCGCCCCGTCGTCATCGGGGATGCCAAGCGGCTGCGGAAGGCGGCGGAGATCGTAGGAGCTGAGGAATTGCGCGTTCGTTCAATTCAAAACGTTGAAGAAGCGGCGTTTGATTACGGGACGGTGGACTGTCTCGATCTGAATCTGCTGCCGGAGGACCTGCCGTTCGGACAAATTAGCGCAGTGGCGGGGGACGCGGCCTTTCGTTACGTCGCGAAGGCGGTGGAGCTCGCGTTGGCGGGGGAGATCGACGCCATCTGCACGGCGCCGCTGAATAAAGAGGCGCTGCACTTAGGCGGTCATTCCTACCCGGGGCATACGGAAATATTGGCGGATTTAACCGGCACCGAAGATTACTCAATGATGCTGTCGACGGCACGCCTCAAGGTGATTCATTTGACGACGCACGTCGGCCTCCTTCGGGCGATCGAGATGATTACGCCGGAGCGGACGTACAGGGTCATCAAGCTGGCCCACGACATGCTGCGCCGCGCCGGGAAGGAGCGGCCGAGCATCGCCGTTTGCGGCATAAACCCGCATGCCGGCGAGAACGGGTTGTTCGGGAACGGCGAGGAAGAAGAGAAGCTTAAACCCGGGATTGAGAGGGCGAGGGCCGAAGGCATCGACGCAAGCGGTCCGCATCCGGCGGATACGTTGTTTTTCCGGGCGATGCGGGGCGACTTCGACGTCGTCGTCGCTTGCTATCACGACCAAGGGCATGCGCCGGTCAAGGTGCTCGGCATCGAAGCGGGCGTAAACATTACCGTCGGGCTCAAGGGCGGCATCGTGCGAACGTCCGTCGACCACGGCACCGCTTTCGATATTGCGGGCCGCAACCTCGCGGACGAACGCAGTATGCTCGAGGCGATTCGCGCCGCGATCGAACTGGCGCCGCGGAACCACTTCGCTGCCGATCGTTCTAAATAA